From Triticum urartu cultivar G1812 chromosome 2, Tu2.1, whole genome shotgun sequence, a single genomic window includes:
- the LOC125537914 gene encoding BTB/POZ and MATH domain-containing protein 1-like, with product MGNRSSSSAKPGQSPSETASRCLTESFTGTHDFEIINYSLLVGMGVGKFVSSSTFCVGGYNWNIRLYPDGVMKDYAGKGSVFLHHLCSPDSKGVRTKFTLSVLEKHGQVTRALVDHIFPRAHTSDGFGYTRFFDNSKLKSMPDLYYGSLTIRCVLTIIKESRTELKTNLAVAPPSNLQEHLRHMHVDGDGADVTFSVRGQLFNAHRCLLAAWSPVFKAELFCPMKENSTRCIEIDDIEPQVFEALLHFIYTDCMMDGYEEGKTENLQHLLVAADLYGVERLRVMCEGKLCDSVDLKTVATTLTLAEQHNCGVLKKACIEFLASGKTLEAVKKTDSDVFKHLEASCPHLMQEILFARMPPM from the coding sequence ATGGGCAACAGATCGTCTTCCTCAGCTAAGCCTGGCCAGTCTCCGTCCGAGACGGCGTCGAGATGCCTCACGGAGAGCTTCACGGGGACCCACGATTTTGAGATTATCAACTACTCGCTGCTCGTTGGCATGGGCGTCGGCAAGTTCGTAAGCTCGAGCACATTCTGCGTCGGTGGCTACAACTGGAATATCAGGCTCTATCCAGACGGAGTCATGAAAGACTACGCCGGCAAAGGGTCAGTGTTTTTGCACCATCTCTGCTCACCGGATTCAAAGGGTGTGAGGACAAAGTTCACATTAAGCGTTCTGGAGAAACACGGCCAAGTAACCAGGGCTCTAGTCGACCACATCTTTCCTCGAGCTCATACTAGTGACGGTTTCGGCTACACCAGATTCTTCGACAATTCAAAGCTGAAATCAATGCCAGACCTCTACTATGGCTCATTGACCATAAGGTGCGTACTCACCATCATAAAAGAATCTCGCACGGAGCTTAAGACGAACCTTGCCGTGGCTCCACCGTCGAATCTGCAAGAGCATCTCCGGCACATGCATGTGGATGGAGATGGTGCAGATGTGACATTCAGTGTTCGCGGCCAATTGTTCAATGCCCACAGATGTTTGTTGGCTGCATGGTCCCCGGTTTTCAAGGCAGAGCTCTTCTGTCCGATGAAAGAAAACTCAACTCGGTGCATCGAGATTGATGACATTGAGCCACAAGTCTTTGAGGCCCTTCTTCACTTTATATACACAGATTGCATGATGGATGGTTATGAAGAAGGCAAAACTGAAAATCTACAGCACCTACTAGTTGCGGCGGATCTATATGGAGTGGAGAGGTTGAGGGTTATGTGTGAAGGTAAATTATGTGATAGCGTCGACTTGAAAACAGTCGCGACAACGCTAACATTAGCGGAGCAACATAACTGCGGGGTTCTCAAAAAAGCATGTATTGAGTTTCTAGCATCAGGGAAGACACTTGAAGCTGTGAAGAAAACAGATTCAGATGTATTCAAACATCTCGAGGCAAGCTGTCCTCATCTCATGCAGGAGATTTTATTCGCAAGGATGCCTCCCATGTGA